One Candidatus Ornithobacterium hominis genomic region harbors:
- a CDS encoding nucleotide pyrophosphohydrolase: MSLKPLQKQVDEWIQSHGVRYFNELTNMAQLTEEVGEVARIIARRYGEQSEKESDKNKDLGEELADVIFVAICLANQTGVDLEAAFQKKIEAKTKRDHNRHQNNPKLK, translated from the coding sequence ATGTCGCTAAAACCGCTTCAAAAGCAAGTCGATGAGTGGATTCAGTCTCATGGGGTTCGTTATTTTAACGAGTTAACTAATATGGCTCAACTCACTGAAGAAGTCGGCGAAGTTGCCCGCATCATTGCTCGCCGCTATGGGGAACAATCAGAGAAAGAATCTGATAAAAACAAAGATTTAGGCGAAGAGTTAGCCGACGTCATCTTTGTGGCTATTTGCTTAGCAAACCAAACTGGTGTGGACTTGGAGGCTGCTTTTCAGAAAAAAATAGAGGCTAAAACGAAAAGAGACCACAATAGGCATCAAAACAATCCTAAACTGAAATAA
- a CDS encoding trans-sulfuration enzyme family protein gives MKIDEFIPNFGSMKLETLLANITAHSGIKDPYAATHLPIYNTATFDLSKQYGDEIFDYSRSGNPTRQALERIFALAEEGNGACCTNTGLAAVALLFESVLAHGEKIIVEKDCYGGTFRLLSVLAEKNKIHTTFLDLSDLENLEKHLKENKVKLVLCESPTNPGLKVLDLEAIALICHKHGALFAVDNSMATFASQKPLSLGADFSVFSTTKYVSGHGSITAGVLVSKEEAWNEKVQYYCNAQGRAQSPMDVFITSLGLSTLVTRIEKQAENAGIIYQFLNEISQISNLRFVGSPEHPQFELAKRQMKYTPAVLTFEMESEQRAHILMKNTRFIGQKVSFGTSDSRMEIPSLMSHASKKPSAGAENDFSNKTIRFSVGLEHPDDLKEDILQALKN, from the coding sequence ATGAAAATAGATGAATTTATTCCGAATTTTGGGAGCATGAAGTTAGAAACGCTTTTGGCAAATATCACGGCACATTCGGGCATCAAAGACCCTTATGCCGCCACGCATTTACCGATTTATAACACGGCTACATTTGATTTGAGCAAACAATATGGCGATGAAATTTTTGATTATTCACGTTCTGGAAATCCGACAAGACAAGCGCTTGAGCGAATTTTCGCCCTTGCAGAAGAAGGCAACGGTGCGTGCTGCACCAATACAGGTTTGGCAGCGGTAGCGTTGCTGTTTGAAAGCGTTTTAGCGCACGGCGAAAAAATCATTGTAGAAAAAGATTGCTATGGTGGAACGTTTCGCCTGTTGAGCGTTTTGGCTGAAAAAAATAAAATTCACACAACTTTTTTAGACCTTTCTGATTTAGAAAATTTAGAAAAACATTTGAAAGAAAATAAAGTTAAATTGGTCTTGTGTGAGTCACCGACAAATCCTGGGCTGAAAGTCTTGGACTTAGAAGCGATTGCTTTGATTTGCCATAAACACGGCGCATTGTTTGCCGTAGATAACAGCATGGCGACATTTGCCTCGCAAAAACCCTTGAGTTTGGGCGCTGATTTTTCAGTTTTTTCTACGACTAAATACGTCTCTGGGCACGGTAGCATTACGGCAGGTGTTTTGGTGAGCAAAGAGGAAGCGTGGAATGAAAAAGTACAATATTACTGCAATGCACAGGGGAGAGCACAGTCTCCGATGGACGTTTTTATAACCTCTTTGGGACTTTCGACGCTGGTGACTCGTATAGAAAAACAAGCTGAAAATGCTGGAATAATTTATCAATTTTTGAATGAAATTTCACAGATTTCAAACCTGAGATTTGTGGGAAGCCCTGAGCATCCGCAGTTTGAACTGGCGAAACGGCAAATGAAATACACACCAGCAGTATTGACTTTTGAAATGGAAAGTGAGCAACGAGCACATATTTTGATGAAAAATACTCGATTCATCGGGCAAAAAGTAAGCTTTGGCACGTCAGATTCTCGCATGGAAATTCCATCATTGATGAGCCACGCCTCTAAAAAACCAAGTGCGGGTGCAGAAAATGATTTTTCAAATAAAACCATCCGCTTTTCGGTAGGATTGGAGCATCCCGATGATTTAAAAGAAGATATTTTACAAGCCTTAAAAAATTGA
- a CDS encoding PLP-dependent transferase → MNYFPLIPTGEFIPQDNPHAVSVSLPFFQDIIDYEEEKPALLQQMRSGYPRFFVNGFVKQIILKFREENVISPEFEIFVLPNERILKIIENKILQPLDYSEKWGLFFVKIDKKDKIFKALKKIIRNIGAIVSSRRAEDLLYDKNWIGNRFEEEIITENAPNKIKNSLAKAYGCKPSDVLLANSGTNAVFAAIETILRLQNKSKNGKIVQLGWLYLDSQEIIQNYDSECYVQLNAHDKNALENYLENNYQNLSCVVTEVITNPSLQCVDLPWLRELCLKYHLPLIVDSTLGTPYLVDVLPYCDVAVESLTKFASGNADVLMGAVIVNPSFERGKAFLQTSEDFLILPYQRDVERLAFEISGYENRVKQAAENAHQLYEFLKKQDFTAKIYAVQEGKSRENYKKIAKTSIPGVPLLGLVFKGNIRAYYDMLPFAKGPSLGTEFTLAMAYVYLAHYDLLQTEAGIDYLEKNDLNPNLLRISVGAEPIEEILKAFKNL, encoded by the coding sequence ATGAATTATTTCCCATTGATACCAACAGGTGAATTTATTCCGCAAGACAATCCGCATGCGGTTTCGGTTTCTTTGCCATTTTTTCAAGATATTATTGATTACGAGGAAGAAAAACCAGCGTTGCTCCAGCAAATGAGAAGTGGCTATCCACGTTTTTTTGTGAATGGTTTTGTGAAACAAATTATTCTAAAGTTTAGAGAAGAAAATGTCATTTCACCAGAATTTGAAATTTTTGTTTTGCCTAATGAGCGTATTTTAAAAATTATAGAAAATAAAATTCTTCAGCCGCTAGATTATTCAGAAAAATGGGGATTATTTTTTGTGAAAATCGATAAAAAAGATAAAATTTTTAAAGCCTTAAAAAAAATTATTCGAAACATTGGTGCAATTGTAAGTTCCAGAAGGGCAGAAGATCTTTTGTATGACAAAAATTGGATTGGAAATCGGTTTGAAGAAGAAATTATAACAGAAAATGCACCTAATAAAATTAAAAATAGTTTGGCAAAGGCTTATGGCTGCAAGCCTAGCGATGTATTATTGGCCAATAGTGGGACTAATGCTGTTTTTGCAGCAATAGAAACTATTTTAAGACTTCAAAATAAATCTAAAAATGGGAAAATTGTACAGCTGGGTTGGCTTTATTTGGATTCTCAAGAAATCATACAAAACTATGATTCTGAGTGTTATGTGCAGCTAAATGCTCATGATAAAAATGCCCTGGAAAATTATTTGGAGAACAATTACCAAAATCTGAGTTGCGTGGTAACGGAGGTAATTACCAATCCGTCGTTGCAATGCGTAGATTTGCCGTGGCTGAGAGAACTTTGTTTGAAATATCATCTCCCATTAATTGTAGATTCTACGCTTGGGACGCCTTATTTAGTTGATGTTTTACCGTATTGTGATGTGGCGGTAGAAAGTTTAACAAAATTTGCCTCTGGCAATGCAGATGTGCTGATGGGAGCCGTGATTGTTAACCCAAGTTTTGAGAGAGGAAAAGCTTTTTTACAAACATCAGAAGATTTTTTGATTTTGCCGTATCAGCGAGATGTAGAGCGGTTGGCATTTGAAATTTCAGGTTATGAAAATCGAGTGAAGCAAGCAGCTGAAAATGCACACCAGCTCTATGAATTTTTGAAAAAGCAAGATTTTACAGCTAAAATTTATGCCGTTCAAGAAGGTAAATCACGAGAGAATTATAAGAAAATTGCAAAAACCAGCATCCCTGGGGTGCCACTATTGGGGCTTGTTTTTAAGGGGAATATTCGGGCGTATTACGATATGTTGCCATTTGCGAAGGGACCAAGCTTAGGCACCGAGTTTACGCTGGCAATGGCGTACGTTTATTTAGCGCATTACGATTTGTTGCAAACGGAAGCAGGTATTGATTATTTAGAAAAAAACGATTTGAACCCGAATTTGTTGCGAATTTCTGTAGGAGCGGAACCCATTGAAGAAATTTTAAAAGCTTTTAAAAATTTATAA
- a CDS encoding DUF4254 domain-containing protein, with product MKLTEKAWRIFEQCIADYHQTDSVNAKIQNPYDSSSFEHLLYRKNWIDTVQWHLEDIIREPKINPEEALRIKRWIDQSNQERTDTVEYIDSWFLNKYKNVSLLPNAKINTESPAWAMDRFSILALKIYHMKEEAERDDASAEHQAKSAEKLHVLYEQKQDLSTAIEELLADLASGYKKMKVYKQMKMYNDEELNPVLYKKK from the coding sequence ATGAAATTAACTGAAAAAGCTTGGAGAATTTTTGAGCAATGCATCGCAGACTATCATCAAACAGATAGTGTCAATGCTAAAATTCAAAATCCGTATGACTCTTCATCTTTCGAGCATTTATTGTATCGAAAAAACTGGATAGACACAGTCCAATGGCATTTGGAAGATATTATCCGAGAGCCCAAAATCAATCCTGAAGAAGCTTTGAGAATAAAGCGTTGGATTGATCAATCTAACCAAGAAAGAACAGATACCGTAGAGTACATAGACAGTTGGTTTCTAAATAAATATAAGAATGTGAGTTTGCTTCCCAATGCTAAAATTAATACCGAAAGTCCTGCTTGGGCAATGGATCGGTTTTCTATTTTAGCCTTGAAAATTTATCATATGAAAGAGGAGGCAGAACGAGACGATGCTTCTGCTGAACATCAAGCGAAATCTGCTGAGAAACTCCATGTTTTGTACGAACAAAAACAGGATTTATCTACCGCCATAGAAGAACTTTTAGCTGACTTAGCCAGCGGATATAAAAAAATGAAAGTTTATAAACAAATGAAAATGTACAACGATGAAGAGCTCAACCCTGTTCTGTACAAGAAAAAATAA
- a CDS encoding DUF4837 family protein encodes MHLFNKLSFIFFAALLIYGCEKKSNQEQESSYRPDSSGPINLVSVFSDPLLYDKLEPGLNDTLLFGKVFPGLYYPPEVMFATRPFSMGVFDNFKRTRLVLKIEKGAPKIELSKDKYAKPQGFVNVSGESNEQILELLYQNQDSILDLYRWADRTFLLQGFKEKSKSTPQLEKLGINLLIPNDFKLAEENKNFVWFRKDEVNTVHNRTANNNIVNHSSNDILNILVYKVPFKKSDLELLDLIKIRDSVNAKYTKGAREPEYQYIGVDSIKLLVSDFIQTEPEPVLRDFFDFKLIQNQNKQKTYESQGWWSMSLSQMGGPYTTKVILDTENQELYIADAILFAPLNQGKSKKRDYLTQMEGLFTTFKILK; translated from the coding sequence ATGCACTTGTTCAATAAATTAAGCTTTATTTTTTTTGCCGCTTTATTGATTTACGGGTGCGAAAAAAAATCGAATCAAGAGCAAGAATCTTCGTACCGGCCTGATTCTAGTGGCCCTATTAACTTGGTTTCCGTTTTTTCGGATCCTCTTTTATATGACAAGCTAGAGCCAGGCTTAAATGATACTTTGCTCTTTGGTAAAGTTTTTCCAGGCTTATATTACCCCCCTGAAGTGATGTTCGCTACTCGCCCATTTAGTATGGGTGTTTTTGATAATTTTAAACGGACACGCTTAGTTTTAAAAATAGAAAAAGGTGCTCCTAAAATTGAACTATCAAAAGATAAATACGCTAAACCTCAAGGCTTTGTAAATGTTTCTGGTGAGTCTAACGAACAAATTCTTGAGTTACTTTATCAAAACCAAGACTCAATTTTAGACCTTTATCGCTGGGCAGACCGTACATTTTTATTGCAAGGTTTCAAAGAAAAAAGTAAATCAACCCCGCAACTGGAGAAATTAGGAATTAATCTACTAATCCCCAATGACTTTAAATTAGCTGAAGAAAATAAAAACTTTGTTTGGTTTAGAAAAGATGAAGTCAACACCGTGCATAACAGGACTGCTAACAATAATATTGTAAACCATAGTTCTAACGATATTTTGAATATTTTAGTTTATAAAGTTCCTTTCAAAAAATCTGATTTAGAGCTGCTGGATTTAATTAAAATTAGAGATAGTGTCAATGCTAAATACACCAAGGGAGCCCGTGAACCAGAATATCAGTACATTGGTGTAGACTCTATCAAATTATTGGTTTCAGACTTTATACAAACCGAGCCCGAGCCTGTTTTACGCGATTTTTTTGACTTCAAATTAATTCAGAATCAAAATAAGCAAAAAACTTATGAAAGCCAAGGTTGGTGGTCTATGTCACTATCTCAGATGGGCGGTCCATATACGACCAAGGTCATCTTAGACACAGAAAATCAGGAACTCTACATCGCTGATGCAATTCTATTTGCGCCGCTCAATCAAGGAAAAAGCAAAAAAAGAGATTACCTTACGCAAATGGAAGGTTTATTCACTACTTTTAAAATTCTGAAATGA
- a CDS encoding Sec-independent protein translocase subunit TatA/TatB: MISTIFLGAFGPWQIAALVILALLLFGGKKIPELMRGLGSGIKEFKDATKEDEKSEKKEEINNPNL, from the coding sequence ATGATTTCAACTATATTTTTAGGCGCATTTGGCCCTTGGCAAATTGCTGCCCTAGTGATTTTAGCCTTATTGTTATTCGGTGGTAAAAAAATTCCTGAGCTGATGAGAGGTTTGGGTTCGGGAATTAAAGAATTCAAAGATGCAACCAAAGAAGACGAAAAATCAGAGAAAAAAGAGGAAATTAATAATCCTAATCTTTAA
- a CDS encoding peptidoglycan DD-metalloendopeptidase family protein, with product MRYFLLLFFSFLFCSSLNAQYNKEKLRKESRALQQEIARLNKSLNQSKSESKKSILYIKQLEDKIKAQNELLKTTAKETQALKDEIYLSQLQINKLKRELSELKKEYKDVLVNAYKNKSLHNKILFILSSKNFTEAFRRIKYLEKYSGYQNEKADEIKQKQKDIELTISKREKAKNEKEALLAQRNELKKNLETQKQEQNKVLQEFRANESQIATQIEAKKQENKKLEGQIEAIIQEEIRIAREKAEAERKRKEEEARRERERLAKLEAERKAKEARDAAANKTEAKKEVPKTEKEPAKNEESEKTYSSTAETESLSNSFTANQGRLPWPVASGEVVGGFGRQPHPILKNIYENNAGVKIAAAKGTQARAVFEGVVQEVILVQGGNKAVMISHGTYFTVYNNLSQVSVSKGQKISTKQSLGTIYTDNDNNTILDFQIWKGTVKQNPAAWVIGM from the coding sequence ATGAGATATTTTTTGCTTCTGTTTTTTAGTTTTCTTTTTTGCTCTAGCCTAAATGCGCAGTACAACAAAGAAAAGCTTAGAAAAGAGAGTCGTGCCTTGCAACAAGAAATTGCTCGACTCAATAAGAGTTTGAATCAAAGTAAATCTGAGTCAAAAAAATCTATTTTGTACATTAAGCAATTAGAGGATAAAATCAAGGCACAAAATGAATTACTAAAAACAACCGCAAAAGAAACTCAAGCCCTGAAAGATGAAATCTATCTCTCCCAGCTTCAAATCAATAAGCTAAAACGTGAATTGTCTGAACTCAAAAAAGAGTATAAAGATGTTTTGGTCAACGCTTATAAAAATAAGTCTTTGCATAATAAAATTCTTTTTATTCTCTCTAGTAAAAATTTTACCGAGGCTTTCAGACGAATTAAATACTTAGAAAAATACTCGGGCTACCAGAATGAAAAAGCTGATGAAATTAAGCAAAAGCAAAAGGATATTGAGCTGACAATCAGTAAAAGGGAAAAAGCTAAAAATGAGAAAGAGGCCTTGCTGGCTCAGAGAAATGAGCTGAAGAAAAATTTAGAAACTCAAAAGCAAGAACAAAATAAAGTTTTACAAGAGTTTCGTGCCAATGAATCTCAAATTGCTACCCAAATAGAGGCTAAAAAACAAGAAAACAAGAAATTAGAAGGGCAAATTGAGGCCATAATTCAAGAAGAGATTAGAATTGCTCGAGAAAAAGCGGAGGCAGAACGTAAAAGAAAAGAAGAAGAGGCTCGCAGAGAACGAGAACGCTTGGCAAAATTAGAAGCAGAACGTAAAGCTAAAGAAGCTCGGGATGCTGCTGCTAATAAAACTGAAGCGAAAAAAGAAGTGCCTAAAACTGAAAAAGAACCTGCAAAAAACGAGGAATCAGAAAAAACTTATTCTTCTACAGCTGAAACGGAATCGCTGTCTAATAGCTTTACAGCCAATCAAGGGCGATTGCCTTGGCCTGTTGCCAGCGGCGAAGTTGTAGGTGGATTTGGACGCCAACCGCACCCAATCCTCAAAAATATTTATGAAAATAACGCTGGCGTAAAAATCGCAGCCGCAAAAGGAACGCAAGCTCGTGCAGTCTTTGAAGGAGTGGTGCAAGAAGTGATTTTGGTGCAGGGAGGGAACAAGGCGGTTATGATTTCACACGGAACATACTTTACCGTTTACAATAACTTGAGCCAGGTAAGTGTTTCTAAAGGGCAAAAAATTTCTACCAAACAGAGTCTTGGGACGATTTATACTGATAATGACAATAACACCATTTTGGATTTCCAAATCTGGAAAGGAACGGTAAAACAAAATCCAGCTGCTTGGGTTATTGGTATGTAA
- a CDS encoding DUF4292 domain-containing protein, with protein sequence MKRKFIFLYGFFAFFLFSCGIQKKIVKASGDVVEQSVQQFWNNYQKQLPDFKAIQIKSKLNANINKKNINVTLKLYIEKDKKIWLNASMLGITGARALISPAGVKAYEILDRTYIDEDLSYLNEQFNVDFFDYEKVQQLLLGQAPLLASLHNYEFTANEASGEYELSYKKNKALKNSNKKGEYIHSFLFDTNYRLRVIKIQDTQNQTEIIANYSEWQNLQGMNLPSVVKILINSQKPGAIELDYNNFTFEEMQAPFKIPSGYSKREVK encoded by the coding sequence ATGAAACGTAAATTTATATTTCTCTACGGATTTTTTGCTTTTTTCTTATTCTCTTGCGGAATACAGAAAAAAATTGTGAAAGCTAGCGGCGATGTTGTAGAACAATCTGTTCAGCAATTTTGGAATAATTACCAAAAGCAGCTTCCCGATTTCAAAGCCATTCAAATCAAATCTAAATTAAACGCAAATATTAATAAAAAAAACATCAATGTAACGCTGAAACTCTACATCGAAAAAGATAAAAAAATATGGCTCAACGCTTCTATGTTGGGCATCACTGGAGCTAGAGCCTTGATTTCCCCTGCTGGTGTGAAGGCTTATGAAATTCTAGACCGCACTTACATTGATGAGGATTTGAGCTATTTGAATGAACAATTCAATGTAGATTTCTTTGATTATGAAAAAGTTCAGCAACTTCTACTCGGGCAAGCTCCTCTACTCGCAAGTCTACATAATTATGAGTTTACGGCTAATGAGGCTTCGGGCGAATATGAGCTTTCTTATAAAAAAAATAAAGCCTTGAAAAATTCTAACAAAAAGGGAGAGTATATTCATTCTTTCCTTTTTGATACTAATTATCGTCTGAGAGTTATCAAAATTCAAGATACGCAAAATCAAACGGAAATCATCGCCAACTACAGCGAATGGCAAAATCTGCAAGGCATGAATTTACCTTCAGTTGTTAAAATTTTGATAAACAGCCAAAAGCCTGGGGCAATTGAATTAGATTATAATAATTTTACTTTTGAAGAAATGCAAGCTCCTTTTAAAATCCCGAGTGGATATTCTAAAAGAGAGGTAAAATAA
- the dut gene encoding dUTP diphosphatase: MKINIINKSQHPLPEHKTAGAAGLDLTANLESPVTLEPLERALIPTGLFLEIPQGFEGQIRPRSGWAIKHGITCLNSPGTIDSDYRGEVKVILANISAEKFTINNGDRIAQLVIAKHETVEFNAVEELENTARGEGGFGSTGKR, from the coding sequence ATGAAAATCAATATTATCAACAAATCGCAACATCCTCTACCAGAACACAAAACTGCGGGTGCTGCTGGACTTGACTTAACTGCCAATTTAGAATCACCAGTCACTCTAGAGCCATTGGAAAGAGCTTTAATCCCGACTGGTTTATTTTTAGAAATCCCGCAAGGTTTTGAAGGGCAAATTCGCCCACGCAGCGGTTGGGCAATCAAACACGGCATCACTTGCCTCAACTCACCGGGCACCATAGATTCCGATTACCGAGGCGAAGTGAAAGTGATTTTAGCGAATATTTCTGCTGAAAAATTCACCATAAATAATGGCGATAGAATTGCCCAATTAGTAATTGCCAAGCACGAAACAGTTGAATTTAATGCAGTAGAGGAATTAGAAAACACCGCTCGTGGCGAAGGCGGATTTGGTAGCACTGGAAAAAGGTAA
- a CDS encoding lipopolysaccharide biosynthesis protein: protein MYKRLISETIIYGIGAVLPRVITFLLNPFYFEHINVAEFAKFTNLYALISFVNILLTFGFETAFFRFAKDKNETQKVFNTSFWFLFFNAFVFILLILVLREPIAQLLNYEENPEYITWFGWIAFFDTLCVIPYAWLRFRNKAVAYSAIRVGQITIQTLAVMLLFLVIPYSVSASFGLNEKVAFPFFSNLIGSLAGILMLLPIGLKLKIQFDYGLFKKMFRFAYPIMIAGFAFMVNENFDKVVQRFIVSEVEAGAYGGCYKLAVLMTLFVTAYRMGVEPYLFKQMEANDAKIKYARITEYFSIVASIIALGIITNLSWLKNLIITDPDYLLAIDIVPVIVISNLFFGIYYNLSTWYKVTDNTKIGSYISWAGAGITIILNLALVPFLGFMVSAWATLVAYAVMMVISYIIGQKNYHIPYRKRKILFYLALVIIFSMISYLGFSQNLWVGNSLFFIFLSLIFFIEKQTIKNLL, encoded by the coding sequence TTGTACAAAAGATTAATTAGCGAAACCATCATTTATGGCATTGGGGCGGTTCTGCCTCGGGTCATTACTTTTTTGCTCAATCCATTTTATTTTGAGCACATCAACGTGGCAGAATTTGCTAAGTTCACTAATTTGTACGCCTTAATTTCTTTTGTGAATATTCTATTGACTTTTGGTTTTGAGACGGCTTTTTTTCGATTCGCAAAAGATAAAAATGAAACCCAAAAAGTTTTTAACACTTCATTTTGGTTTTTATTTTTCAATGCCTTTGTTTTTATTTTATTGATTTTAGTTTTAAGAGAACCCATTGCCCAGCTTTTAAATTATGAAGAAAACCCTGAGTACATCACTTGGTTTGGCTGGATTGCTTTTTTTGACACGCTTTGTGTGATTCCATATGCGTGGCTTCGGTTCAGGAATAAAGCGGTGGCGTATTCCGCTATTCGTGTAGGGCAAATCACGATTCAGACGCTTGCCGTTATGTTACTATTTTTGGTTATTCCTTACTCGGTATCCGCTTCTTTTGGTTTAAATGAGAAGGTCGCCTTTCCTTTTTTCAGTAATTTGATTGGTAGTTTAGCAGGAATTCTGATGCTATTACCGATTGGTTTAAAGCTAAAAATTCAGTTTGACTATGGTTTATTCAAGAAAATGTTTCGTTTTGCTTACCCCATTATGATTGCGGGTTTTGCTTTCATGGTCAATGAAAATTTTGATAAAGTAGTGCAGCGTTTCATCGTCTCTGAAGTAGAAGCGGGCGCTTACGGTGGCTGCTATAAACTTGCCGTGCTGATGACACTTTTTGTCACGGCCTACCGCATGGGTGTAGAGCCTTACCTCTTCAAGCAAATGGAGGCCAATGATGCCAAAATCAAATATGCGCGCATAACGGAATACTTTAGCATTGTAGCTTCCATCATCGCTTTAGGCATCATCACCAATTTATCTTGGCTCAAAAACTTAATCATTACCGACCCTGACTACCTACTGGCCATTGACATCGTCCCAGTGATTGTGATTTCCAATTTATTTTTCGGGATTTATTACAATTTATCTACGTGGTACAAAGTGACAGATAATACCAAAATCGGAAGCTACATCTCTTGGGCTGGCGCTGGCATAACGATTATACTCAATCTCGCCTTAGTTCCTTTCTTAGGATTTATGGTTTCGGCTTGGGCAACGCTGGTTGCTTATGCGGTAATGATGGTGATTTCTTACATCATCGGGCAAAAAAATTATCACATTCCTTACCGTAAAAGAAAAATTTTATTTTACTTAGCACTTGTAATTATTTTTTCAATGATTAGTTATTTAGGCTTTTCACAAAATTTATGGGTAGGAAATTCATTGTTTTTTATTTTTTTAAGCCTTATTTTTTTCATTGAAAAACAAACGATTAAAAATTTATTATGA
- a CDS encoding NAD(P)H-dependent glycerol-3-phosphate dehydrogenase: MTMGIENKNIGVVGSGSFGTAMVKMLLENAATVNWCVRDETLKNHIKQEKRNPNYLSSVAFDVERLNLTTSIDQLVHQSDIIIFVVPSIYLLETLKPLTISLENKIIITAIKGLIPQSCEIIGDYFMKEYGVAEENIGVIAGPCHAEEIALERLSYITLAFKNGENLNRCRRHLKSDFVRVTPSDDIYGTEHSAVLKNVYAISAGIANGLNYGDNFIAVLLSNAIREMEEYLKIISPIDRNINNSVYLGDLLVTGYSYFSRNRMFGNMIGKGYTVKSALMEMNMVPEGYYATEGIFKISEENGLNLPILETVHKILYQEKNPRKQFKKLTKKID; encoded by the coding sequence ATGACGATGGGTATAGAAAATAAAAACATTGGCGTAGTCGGCAGTGGAAGTTTTGGGACAGCAATGGTGAAAATGCTACTAGAAAATGCTGCTACCGTGAATTGGTGTGTACGAGACGAAACGTTAAAAAATCATATTAAACAAGAGAAAAGAAACCCAAACTATCTTTCATCCGTAGCGTTTGATGTAGAGCGGCTAAATCTCACAACGAGCATCGATCAGCTTGTGCATCAGTCAGATATCATCATTTTTGTAGTCCCGTCGATTTATCTTTTAGAAACCCTGAAGCCGTTGACAATTAGTCTAGAAAATAAAATCATCATCACAGCCATCAAAGGATTAATTCCCCAATCTTGTGAAATCATTGGAGATTATTTTATGAAAGAATATGGCGTAGCAGAAGAAAACATTGGTGTAATTGCGGGCCCTTGCCATGCAGAAGAAATAGCTTTGGAGAGGTTAAGCTATATCACTTTAGCATTCAAAAACGGAGAAAACCTGAACCGATGCCGACGACATTTGAAGTCTGATTTTGTGCGAGTTACCCCGAGTGATGACATTTATGGAACAGAACATTCCGCCGTGCTGAAAAATGTGTACGCCATCTCTGCTGGCATTGCCAATGGGCTTAATTATGGCGATAATTTCATCGCCGTTTTGCTCAGTAATGCCATTCGAGAAATGGAAGAGTACCTGAAAATCATTAGCCCTATAGACCGAAACATCAATAACTCTGTTTATTTAGGCGATTTATTGGTGACAGGATATTCCTATTTTAGCCGCAACCGAATGTTTGGCAATATGATTGGCAAAGGCTATACCGTGAAATCAGCTTTGATGGAAATGAATATGGTGCCAGAGGGCTATTATGCCACTGAAGGTATCTTCAAAATATCAGAAGAAAATGGCTTGAATCTACCGATTTTGGAAACTGTGCATAAAATTTTGTATCAAGAAAAAAATCCTCGAAAACAGTTTAAGAAATTAACGAAAAAAATAGACTAA
- a CDS encoding MGMT family protein translates to MEEQDFYHKVYNVTRQIPLGRVTTYGSIAKFIGAPQSARVVGYALNASHGLPDVPAHRVVNRKGLLTGRHHFATPDLMEKRLKKEGVKVENNQIINFEKYLWQPEQH, encoded by the coding sequence ATGGAGGAGCAAGACTTTTATCATAAAGTTTACAACGTTACACGGCAAATTCCGCTAGGGCGAGTAACCACCTACGGGAGCATAGCTAAATTCATCGGCGCCCCACAATCTGCCCGAGTGGTGGGTTACGCACTCAATGCCAGTCACGGTTTACCCGATGTTCCAGCACATCGGGTGGTGAATAGAAAGGGTTTACTCACAGGGAGACATCATTTTGCAACCCCTGATTTGATGGAAAAAAGATTGAAAAAAGAGGGAGTGAAAGTTGAAAACAATCAAATTATAAACTTTGAAAAATATTTATGGCAACCAGAACAGCATTAA